TTTGTCACTGAATTATTGCTTAATGAATGTTTGTGAATAATTATCTCTGCCTTCAGTAAACCTGAGTACATAAGCTCCATTGTTAAGTGTGGTGGTATTGATTGATGAAATAACTGCATGCTTGCTCACAACTCCCTGCATCATAATTCTTCCCGATAAATCCACAATAGAATACTGTGCATTCACCGCTTCCGGATGACGGAAATTCAATTGATGCTGAACTGGGTTTTGCAGCAATACAATCTTTGTATCTTTCTTTCCACCAATTGAAACAACATGACTGTAGCTGACATTTCTCTGCCTGTCAGTTAATTTCAAACGATAGTATTTAGTTGCAGTAAACGATCCTGCATCAAGATATGAATAGCGTGAGGCTGAACCCGGTGCAACAGATGATTTATAGGTAAAGTCAATTCCATTTGTACTTTCTTGCAGGTCAAAAAATTGAAACTGATCTGCATTCTCCACTTCCCAGGTTAATTGGTTTCCACTGTTTGCTTTACTTGCTGAAAAAGATTTTAATGCAGATGGTAAAACCGAAACGTTTCCAACCAAATAAGGATAACCTGTTCCTGCTGTACCAAATGAACTCATAGCTGTTGATGCTGTTGCTGCATAATTGGCCGAGTTATCAATTGAGAGAACTGTTGGCGAAGGAATCAGCAACCAGTTCGATCCTGTATATCTCCAGACTCCGATTGCTGAATTTGCAAGACTGGTAAAAGTAGCGCCTTCAATGCTGTTTGTTGCCCAATCGAGCCTTATATGAGCATTGGAACTGCCACTGGCTCTGTCGATTTGCCAAATTGCATCAGCCTGGTGTGCTCTGCTGCCAAAAGCAGTCCCGGCTGGATCGCCATTGATTGTTGTGCCTCTGAATACAGAAATAGAAAAGTCAGACCCGGAACTGGATGGAGTTACCGTTGCAGGTAAATAGTTTGAAGCAGTGCCGATTGGAAATACTCTTGCAGATGCTGCTAAGTTGTTTTGACGAAGACGGCCATTCGTTACTGATGTTGGCGCAGTAACAATATACCGGCTTGCATTTGCTCCGGTAATACTTCCTCCCGATCCTATCGTAAGATTATTTGCTCCAATAGAAATCTTTCCATTAGAAGAAGAGGAAAGAGAAAGTGTATTACTGACTGTAACATCACGGCTTAAGGAAAGCCCCGCAGCATTTGTATTGCTGTTGGTTAAATTATAAAAGCTTGTATTTGCCGACCCCCCAATAGATTGAGCCTGTGTTGTACTGTTAAAGGTTACCGTTGCAGTACCCGGTAAAAAGCTGCCGTTATTGATCCAGTTACGGTTGATTGTAATATTTACATTGTTGGTGGCAGCATCTAATACACCTCCAATGGTAAGATCGTTCAAATAAGTGGTTGCCGTAAATAAAAGCAGCGATGGGTTATTGACTGAATTAACCTGCAGATTATAAAAGGCAGGTGTACTGCTCATATAAAAAAATGAACTGGCAGGAGTTGATGCATTTCCAAACTGAACAGTTCCGCCGGTTACGGAAGAAGTGGTTGCATTATTGATATAATCATCAAAGCTGGTTGCTGCATATTGAACAATAATCGAGCCTCCGCTCATAGTAAAATTTGAGCCAGCAGCCTGTAACCCGAATGAAGGAACACTGTAAGTATTTTCAACTGTGCAAACAGTTACTGTTCCATTAGATTGGCTGTAGGTAACCGTTGATGAAGTGCTGCTGCCAAACAATGCACCAGTTACATTTAATGCGCCACCATCTATTGTAATTATTGCTCCTGAATTGTAATTAAGCCACCAATCTGCAGATACACCCACATTATAAGTACCGGCTGAAATTCTTAAGAGACCTGATAATTGAGTATCTCCGTTTTGTCCGGTTACAGTAACATTCGGATTATTCAACCAGATCCCTTCATCAGAATTAATAGTTGGCCCGGCTGTTGAAAAGAATGTATTTGAAAAAGTATAAGTGCCGGACATCTTAATGATACCCCTTGTAAGTGTAAGAAATCCTGCTGCAGCCGTTAAGTTTGAAGGCATCAGTTCAATAATATTATTAGCTGCGGCTCCGGTATTATTGATAGTAATGTCATTGAAATCAGTTGTTGAACCGGTTCCGCTTACTGTTTGGTTCGATGATCCGTTAAACGTAACATCGGTTGTTGCTGCTCCAATCCGCAGATCAAATGTTCCATTATTGATAAGGTTTCCTGCAATATTCAAAGTATTTCCGCCATTGCCGGCCGAAATCAGAGTACCATTGTTGCTTACAGTTACATTACCGGTAACTCTTAAACTCCGGTTAGTATTATTATTTCCAATGGTTAATGAACCCGAAGTTCCGCCGCCGATTATGAGGGATCCGATATTTTGTGCCGGTGATACATTCAATGCAACTGAATGCCCATTCAGAATAGTAACTGTGCCTGTACCTGTATTTTGTCCCGGATAACCCTGTGATGGATTTGTAACCCATGTTGACCCATTCCATCTTTGCCAGTTAGAAGCAGCATTCCAGTTTAAACTCACTGCATTGGTTCTGTAATCTCCGGTTGACTGCCCAAACACTATGTAAGGAAAAAGAGAAATAAGAAGTAAAATAAACCCAATACAGGCAAGTGGCAGAATACGATTTATCTTAATCGCTTGAAAAAAAGATGAGTTGTTGCTGTAAAATGAGGGGAAACAGCCCAAAGGCGTTACACCATTACTGGTGATCGAAAAAGAGTTTTCGGTTCTCATTGGGTTTGGTTTCAAAAGGTATCGATTAGTAGTACGTAGACAAAGATATGGGGAAACACTTAGTTTTTGAAAAATAAATGAAAATCTGCTTTACTCCTTCCGTTTATACCTATATGACAATCAGTGATAATGTGTTTTTTGATAAAAAATGAGAGAGCCAATGCCCAAATTCCACAATCAGTTCATAATTGCTCTTTTTCATTCATTCACAGGAATACTTGAGGTGACTGCATAAAAAAGCGGGTTCATTAAATGAACCCGCTTTTATTTTATAAGGATGTAAGTTTTACTGTACGAATAGGCTTGTTACTGACTTTGTTCCTGCATTTTCAATCCTCAGCATATACATGCCGGGTTTAACACTGGAAGGCAATTCAATGCTCTGACTTACAGAACCAGCCTGGAAATTCATTGTTTTAGCAAATACCTGCTGTCCGTTTGAATTAACAATTGTTACAGAATATGCACCCGCAGCAATATTGTTTGCCTGCAATGTAACCACTTTATTCTGTACAGGGTTAGGGTAAACCACGAATGCATTTGCTGTTCTTTCACTGCTTACTTTAAGAATTACACTGCTTCTTGTGCTGTTACCAAACTCAACCGCTTTTACACGATAGTAGTTCGTACGGGCAGGGTTAGCATCAGTAAAGCTGTAATCCCATTTACCATAGTCATTTCCTTTTGGCTGAACTTTTCCAATTGCAGTAAAGTTTCTGCCGTCGGTGCTGCGTTCTACTTCATAGAAATTAACATCGCTTTCAGTTAAGTTGCTCCAGTTTACCAATACGCTGCCATTGGTTTCTTTAGCGTTAACATTCGAAAATGTTACCGGCAAACCTGTAGCTCCAATTGTTGAAACACCAATAGCAAAAAAAGTCATCGTAATTTGAAACAGCATTCCAGGTTACAGTCCCCGCTGTTGGGCCTCCTGTAAAAGCGCTTCTGGTTTGAGAGTTCCATTTACTTGCTGCAGTAGAATGTAATGCAACAGTTGAGTTTGCACCGTAAGGTAATAAGGAAGCATCATAGCTTGTTGGAGTCCAGTTAAGAGTAACATTAACATCCGAAGTTCCTGCAGGACGATCGAGCCTCCAGTAGTCAACTGTACTAAGTTGAGTTAAAGCTGAAATACGGTTAGCATGATCGGGAGGAAGACCACGGAAATATTCTGCAGTAAAGCCATCACCAGCTAAAGCAGGTGCTGAAATAGAAAGAGCTGCATAGATTCCTGAATTACCAACAGGGAAGGTATAAGCAGTATTTCCATTTTTTCTGATTGGACCCTGTACAAAAGAAGCGTTTGAAGCTCCGGGTGTAGTAGCACCAGCAGAAATTGTTAAAAGAGTACCTGTAGCTGTATAAAGATATCCATCAGTAAATGTGAGTGTGTTAGCGATTGTATAAGCTGTTGCAAGTGTAACACCTGTAGCACTTGTATTATTGATCCTGTAATTGATAGTATTACTTACAGTACCACCACCAGTAAGTGTCTGTGCTGCTGCTCCATCAAATACAGTTAATCCACTTCCTGTGCTTGATTCTGTAATCGTACCAGATGCATGTGAAAAGTTACCTGCTACATTCAATGTACCAATAAGACTGTTTCCACTCATAAAAAAAGTACCGGTTGTAATAGTGACATTACCGTTTACATCCAAAGTTGATGAACCAGTAGATGCACTTGTACCCATTACATAAAATTCTCCAGCGGATTGAACAAAATTGCCTGCAACATTTGTTACTAAAGCTGCTCCACCGGGACCGTTTACCAAACGAATACTTCCAGTACCTGTGCTGCTGACAGTAAAGTTGCCGTTAACAGTGGTTAATGCTCCTGCAAAGCTTTCATCGCCAGTTTGAGAAATTGAGTTCCATGTAAAGTTTCCAAATGCCTGTGTTAAACCGCCTGGTGCATTGGTTGTAATTCCAGTAATATTACAAGTAGATGCTGCATTCCATGTTGCAGTTGGTATAGTCCCTCCATCTATTGCATGGTTATAAGTGCCGCCAGATAAGAAATTCAAATTGGCTGCAGTTGAAGTTATTGTACCAATGGTCGCATCTTGTTTAATTAAACTGCCAGAAACGGTTGTTAAGCTATTTGTTGCATTATAAATTGCTCCATCACCAGTAGCATCTTCCAGTATTAAGGTACCTGCAATAGACATAGTTCGAGCAGCTCCTGTAAAAGCAATCCCCATTGATCTCGTTCCCATTCCAGCTGACCCCTGAATTGTTAAAGTACTGCCACTTCCAATTGAACTTGCTGTGTTGTCAATAGTTATTGTTCTTGACGCACCGTTAGAAGTAAAAGAAACAATTGCTGATCCGCTGATTGTTAAGCTATTGATAGTTGCGCTTGCATCAACCTGGATAGCTGCATTAATATTAATGACAACATCATGCGCATTAGTAGGTACAATACCTAATGACCAGTTAGCTCCAGTATTCCAGTTGTTACTGGATGAACCATCCCATGTGTTTGTTTGAGCAAAAGATACTGTAACCAGCATCAGCATAGTTAAAACAGAGAGTAAAGATTTTTTCATTGTTTTCGAGGTTTTTTTTATGAATCAATTGGATTCATAGAAAAATTGGAGGAGGCACATCAGAGGGAATTGGAAATACTATTCTAAAAGAGGTTAGTTAACCTGCAATTACTTGTTTCTTAAAAAAATGTGTTATTGCGTACGGATTTCAGGGGATAATGAGATAGGTATAAATACTTAGGACAAATGTATAGTACACTTATGAAACAACCAAGCTTTTCACTTAAAATCAGTAAAAATACGCAGGAACAAGCTAACAAAACAACCTGGTTCAGCTAAAAATCAGTTCGTTTTCGCCATCATATTTGTTTCCAAGATATTCATTATCAATGAACTATTTTTCACTTTATCAGTTTATAATATCCTTAAATCAGGCAGCATGCTGAACTATAAATGACATAAAAAAATTTGCATTACTAAAGGATAACTATATATTTGCTCTTAAGTGTAAATACGGAATTATGTTTTGTTAAACACTTACCTCTGACTGAATCCATCCTCCTCTCGAAAATTTCCACGACTATCTCTCTTATCCTTTTTGTTTTGAAAACCGTACCCAAGTCCAACATCTTATTTATTTATTTCAAAACATTAAACATTTTCAAAATGAAAAAGATTTTTACACTTTTCACAGCATTGCTTTCTTTTGCATTCAGCTTTTCTCAGTCAACTTATTATTTTCGTGGTAATGGCAATGCCACCCAGACAATTGGAAACACCTTCTTTACTGCAAGTAACTGGAGAGAAGAAGTGGCAGGTGTCATTTCAAACACTGCTCCGGCATCTTTAACTCCCGGTTCTTTTCTAAAAGTAGTTGGACTTCAATTAACCATTACCAGTACTACAACTACAACTACCAATTTTGTTGTAATGATATCTGGTGGAAGAAGACCGGGTTCTACAACCAATTTAAATGGTGAATTGATTTTAGATGATGTTGATTTCAATTTTAATTCATGTTCTCCTGTATCCCAAATGATACTACGCTCAAATAATATTGGCGGCACATTATACACAGGCAGAGTTACTTTAGTTGATGATGCAGATATATTTTTCAGAAGCTTAAGAGATGCTGCAATTTGGGCAGCAAACACAGCTATTGCAGATAATAGCTATGTTGTTAATGCAGGCAGGTTATACCAGGCGACAAATCCTATTGCTAACTCCGGAGTAACTCCCCCAACTCATACAAGCGGAACTGTTTCTAATCTTTCATATCAGGGATTATATGACTGTACAGATAACGACGCATATATTTCAGTTGCAAAAGCAAGAGGCACGGGCAGTGCATTTGGAACTAATTTCACATTTTCAAGTGCTGGTGGTACACTTGCAGCATCAACAGGAACTTCTAACTTCACAAATACTTTCGGAACAAGCACTGGTTTTATTTTAAATGGTCAGGCGACCCTTCCTCTTCAACTCGGTTCTTTCAGTGCACAAAAAGGTGCTGGTAAAGTTTCATTAAACTGGAGCACAGTACTGGAAGTAAACACTTCACATTTTGAAGTTGAACAAAGTAACAATGGAAGCAGCTGGAAAACAATTTCTATTGTTGCAGCAAAAGGAAATTCAAATTCTGCACAGAAATATACTGCAGATGATATTGCCAATTACAGCACTAAGGTTTACTATCGCCTGAAAATGGTGGATATTGATGGTAAATTTGAATACTCACCAATTGCAGTTGTAACATTCGGTGGTAAAGGCAAACTGTATACCTGTTGAAAATTAACCAGGGTGCTGAACTACTTGAAGTAATTAAAATTCAGAAAAACTGATTGGCTTTTTAAAAAGTGTATCAAATCTGATTTCAGGTTATAAGAAAAGGGAGCTGAAAAGCTCCCTTTTTATTTTACACTTATTTCCTCTTTATAAATATTTACTTGTTCTGCTGGCTGCACATTTCGCCAACCCGGCAGGAGTACCTGCAAATACAAGTGTACCGCCACCATCACCTGCTTCGGGACCAAGATCTATTACCCAATCAGCCCGTTTAATTACATCTGTATTGTGCTCAATCACCAATACAGAATGTCCTTTTTCAATCAACGCATGAAAGCTCTTGAGCAATTTGTTGATATCATTAAAATGCAGCCCGGTAGTTGGTTCATCAAAGATGAACAGGATATTTCCCTGTCCGTTTCCCCTACCGAGAAAAGAAGCCAGTTTAACACGCTGTGCTTCGCCACCACTTAAAGTATCACTGCTCTGGCCAAGTTTAATATAACCCAAACCAACATCAGCAAGCGGAGATAATTTTTTCACCAGGTCCTTCTCAAACCGAAAAAAATCAAGTGCTTCATCTACACTCATCTCCAGAATATCATAAATACTTTTGTCATTATACTTTACATCCAGCACTTCTTCTTTAAACCGTTTACCACCGCATACTTCGCAGGTTAAATGCACATCAGCAAGAAACTGCATTTCCACTACCTGTTCGCCTTCACCTTTACATGCATCACATCTGCCTCCATCAACATTAAACGAAAAATGCTTTGGCATAAAGCCCCTGATCTTACTCAATGGTTGCTGCGAAAACACATCCCTGATTTCATCATAGGCTTTGATGTATGTAACAGGATTACTCCGGCTGCTCTTTCCAATCGGATTCTGATCAACCATTTCTATCTGCCCAATCGATTCAATATCGCCGCTGAGTTGTTTGTGCATCCCTGCCCTGTCGCCGAATTCACCTTTCAGTTTATTCAACGCAGGATATAAAATATTTCTCACCAATGTTGTTTTACCACTGCCGCTAACACCGCTTACCACACACAATACATTCAATGGAAATTCAACCGTAATGTTTTTTAAATTATGCTGTCTTGCACCTTCCACTTTTATACTGCGGTTCCATTTGCGTGGCTTGCCAAAATCTTCAATGGTTAAAACACCGCTCAAATATTTACCTGTTAAACTTTTTTTATTGCTGATGATGGCATCATAATTTCCTTCAGCCACAACCTCACCTCCCAAATGACTGGCGAATGGACCCATATCAATAATATGATCTGCTTCACGCATCATCATTTCATCATGTTCCACTACCACAACTGTATTTCCGAGATTACGTAATTCTTTTAATACTGTTATCAAATTTGCAGTATCTCTCGGATGCAATCCAATAGAAGGTTCATCTAAAATATATAATGAATCGGTGAGATTACTTCCCAATGAACGTGTAAGCTGTATACGCTGGCTTTCACCGCCACTTAATGTATTGGCCAAACGGTTCAGTGTTAAATATCCCAAGCCAACATGCAGCAATGTTTGAATGCGGTTATTGATCTCAAGTAAAATACGTTTACCCACTTCCAGCTGATAAGCACTCAGCTTTAACTCATCAAACCAAACTTTTAATTCTTTTACCGGCATTTCACAAAGCTCACCAATATGTTTATCTGCAACTTTAATATACAGTGCTTCCTTGCGTAAGCGGTAACCACGACATTCGGTGCAACTTGTTCTTCCACGGTAACGGCTTAATAAAACACGATACTGTACTTTATATAAATTCTGTTCTACTTCTTTAAAAAAATCATCAATTCCCGATGCTGCTCCAACACCTTTCCAGAGCTGATCGTACTGCTCAGCAGTTAAATCAATGATTGCTTTGTGTACAGGAAAATTTGCTTTACCTGCAGCTTTTACAAAATGATCACGCCACAAACCCAGCTTCTCTCCTTTCCATGGAGCAACAGCACCTTCATATACACTTAAACTTTTATCAGGAATTACGAGGTCTTCATCAATACCCAGTATCTGGCTGAAGCCTTCACAAACGGGGCATGCACCATAAGGATTGTTAAAGGAGAATAAATTGGGAACAGGTTCTTCAAACTTAATTCCGTCCAATTCAAACCGATTGGAGAAATGAATCAGTTTACTTTCATCTACTTCAACAAATACTTCACCCTCACCTTCATAAAAAGCGGTACCTGTACTATCGCTGATGCGGTGCAGATCATCTTCATCAAATTGCTTTACCACCAAACGGTCAATCAGAACATATGTTTTAAGCTGCGGGTCCTTAGCTGTGAGTTTTGAACTTAATTCTTTATCGCTTAATTCTAATAAATCTTCGATATGTAATAATTCACCCGGTTCATTCACTTTCAATTTTCCTTTGGCCGCTTTTGGTTTTTCATTTGCAATTTCCAGCTT
This portion of the Chitinophagaceae bacterium genome encodes:
- a CDS encoding T9SS type A sorting domain-containing protein; protein product: MRTENSFSITSNGVTPLGCFPSFYSNNSSFFQAIKINRILPLACIGFILLLISLFPYIVFGQSTGDYRTNAVSLNWNAASNWQRWNGSTWVTNPSQGYPGQNTGTGTVTILNGHSVALNVSPAQNIGSLIIGGGTSGSLTIGNNNTNRSLRVTGNVTVSNNGTLISAGNGGNTLNIAGNLINNGTFDLRIGAATTDVTFNGSSNQTVSGTGSTTDFNDITINNTGAAANNIIELMPSNLTAAAGFLTLTRGIIKMSGTYTFSNTFFSTAGPTINSDEGIWLNNPNVTVTGQNGDTQLSGLLRISAGTYNVGVSADWWLNYNSGAIITIDGGALNVTGALFGSSTSSTVTYSQSNGTVTVCTVENTYSVPSFGLQAAGSNFTMSGGSIIVQYAATSFDDYINNATTSSVTGGTVQFGNASTPASSFFYMSSTPAFYNLQVNSVNNPSLLLFTATTYLNDLTIGGVLDAATNNVNITINRNWINNGSFLPGTATVTFNSTTQAQSIGGSANTSFYNLTNSNTNAAGLSLSRDVTVSNTLSLSSSSNGKISIGANNLTIGSGGSITGANASRYIVTAPTSVTNGRLRQNNLAASARVFPIGTASNYLPATVTPSSSGSDFSISVFRGTTINGDPAGTAFGSRAHQADAIWQIDRASGSSNAHIRLDWATNSIEGATFTSLANSAIGVWRYTGSNWLLIPSPTVLSIDNSANYAATASTAMSSFGTAGTGYPYLVGNVSVLPSALKSFSASKANSGNQLTWEVENADQFQFFDLQESTNGIDFTYKSSVAPGSASRYSYLDAGSFTATKYYRLKLTDRQRNVSYSHVVSIGGKKDTKIVLLQNPVQHQLNFRHPEAVNAQYSIVDLSGRIMMQGVVSKHAVISSINTTTLNNGAYVLRFTEGRDNYSQTFIKQ
- a CDS encoding T9SS type A sorting domain-containing protein; amino-acid sequence: MTFFAIGVSTIGATGLPVTFSNVNAKETNGSVLVNWSNLTESDVNFYEVERSTDGRNFTAIGKVQPKGNDYGKWDYSFTDANPARTNYYRVKAVEFGNSTRSSVILKVSSERTANAFVVYPNPVQNKVVTLQANNIAAGAYSVTIVNSNGQQVFAKTMNFQAGSVSQSIELPSSVKPGMYMLRIENAGTKSVTSLFVQ
- the uvrA gene encoding excinuclease ABC subunit UvrA is translated as MATAVKNQQIDLSAAIKKDDIFIKGARVHNLRDVSVRIPRNKLIVVTGVSGSGKSSLTIDTLYAEGQRRYAESLSAYARQFLNRMNKPDVDYIKGLCPAIAIEQKVITRTPRSTVGSMTEIYDYMRLLFARVGKTISPVSGREVKKDDVADVVKAIQQCKEGEKILLLVKFPFHAKRNVKEELNILLQKGFTRVYTKLEIANEKPKAAKGKLKVNEPGELLHIEDLLELSDKELSSKLTAKDPQLKTYVLIDRLVVKQFDEDDLHRISDSTGTAFYEGEGEVFVEVDESKLIHFSNRFELDGIKFEEPVPNLFSFNNPYGACPVCEGFSQILGIDEDLVIPDKSLSVYEGAVAPWKGEKLGLWRDHFVKAAGKANFPVHKAIIDLTAEQYDQLWKGVGAASGIDDFFKEVEQNLYKVQYRVLLSRYRGRTSCTECRGYRLRKEALYIKVADKHIGELCEMPVKELKVWFDELKLSAYQLEVGKRILLEINNRIQTLLHVGLGYLTLNRLANTLSGGESQRIQLTRSLGSNLTDSLYILDEPSIGLHPRDTANLITVLKELRNLGNTVVVVEHDEMMMREADHIIDMGPFASHLGGEVVAEGNYDAIISNKKSLTGKYLSGVLTIEDFGKPRKWNRSIKVEGARQHNLKNITVEFPLNVLCVVSGVSGSGKTTLVRNILYPALNKLKGEFGDRAGMHKQLSGDIESIGQIEMVDQNPIGKSSRSNPVTYIKAYDEIRDVFSQQPLSKIRGFMPKHFSFNVDGGRCDACKGEGEQVVEMQFLADVHLTCEVCGGKRFKEEVLDVKYNDKSIYDILEMSVDEALDFFRFEKDLVKKLSPLADVGLGYIKLGQSSDTLSGGEAQRVKLASFLGRGNGQGNILFIFDEPTTGLHFNDINKLLKSFHALIEKGHSVLVIEHNTDVIKRADWVIDLGPEAGDGGGTLVFAGTPAGLAKCAASRTSKYL